The DNA sequence CTACGTCATAGAGCAATCCAAATCCACCGCGCACGGCCGTTTTGCCATCGCCGAGGACGTCATAAGCAAAGCCGAAGCGCGGGCTGAAGTTCTTCTTCGACGGGTTCTGAATGAACTCGCCCACCGTGGGCGCGGCATCCTGGGCAATGTTGCGAAAAGCGGAAGAGTGTCCGTGTGTCTCGACGAAGTTGGAGTGGAACTCGTAGCGGAAGCCCAGGTTCAGCGTGAGTTTTGAGTTCATACGCAGGTCATCCTGAATGTACAACCCGAAGGTGCTGAAACGCGTGGTGCGGTCCATGATGGAGCCGGCCGTGACGGCGCGATAGCTGTTGGGTACGGCCTGATGTAGCGCAGCCACGCTGGCAAAGGCCACCGTGCCTCGAGCGTCGCTGCCGGTAACCAGATATGGTTGATAGCGATTGATCAACGTTCCAAATTTGAACGAGTGCGGACCCTTCGTGTAGAACAGATCATCGCTCCAGGTAAACACGTTCTGCAGGCCGGTGGTCAGCAGAGTGCTTTGACCCACGTTGCTGACACCGGCCACCTGAATGGAGCCAAGCCCTAGTCCGGGACTTAGGTCAAACTGCGGGCCGGTCTCCGTGGGCCGGAAGGAATTGAGGTATGTCCGGCTGTAGGAGTAGCGGAAGGTGTTCAGCAGTGTTGAAGAGAAGATGTGCGTCTCCGAGATGGTGCCGAATTGTGAGCGGCTGGGGCGCTCATCGGGATAGCCGTCCAGTCCACCCGCCAGCTTGAACTGGCCGCTGTCAACGGTGTAGCGGCCGAACAAGTTATCGCTGGCCGAGAAGTTCTGGTCCATGCGGATCTGACCGTAGTGTTGATCGTTCGGCTGGCTGAAGGGATAGGTGTACTGCCGATTGGGCAGGTTCGGCTCGGGATATAGGTCCACAATTGGGCGCGCAACTGGGCTAATGGGTCCGGTGATGAATGTGCCCTGAGGACCAGCGCAAGTGGCGCCGGTAACTTTGCAACCGCCGGGAATCGAGTTGAAAGTCAAAGTGCGACCCAGTCGTTCCGCAAGAAACTCATAGGTGAGGAAGAAGAAGGTGTGGTCCTTCATGATCGGTCCGCCGAAACTGGCGCCGGCTTGATTTCGAGAGAAACCAGGAAGCCTGCGCTTGCTGGTGGAAGTAGGCTGACCCGACAGGCGGTCAAAGAAATTGCGCGCGTCGAACGCAGCATTGCGCAGATATTCAAACAGCGAGCCGTGGAAGGTGTTGGTGCCGTTCTTGCTGACCAAAGTCATCTGGCTGCCCATGCGCATGCCGTATTCGGCGCTGAAGGAGTTGGTCACCATGCGGAATTCGCGGATGCCTTCCACGCCCAATGTCTCGTTGGCGCCGGAGGCTGTCGCGGTGTCATTGGTCGATTGCATCATGGCGCCGTCGAGCATGAAGTTGTTCGAGCGCGGCGGCGCGCCGTTGCTCGAGAAGAACTGGCCCGCCATCACCGGTCCGCCGCCGGTGCGGCGTTCGGCTTGGACGCCGGGCTGCAGGAACGCCAGGTCCACATAGTTGCGGCCGTTCAGCGGGAGGTCGGCGACCTTCTGCTGATCCACCAGCACGCCGAGCGTGCCGCTGGTGGTGTTGACCAGAGGAGCCTCGGCGGTTACTTCCACCGTTTGCTCGATGGCACCGACCTGCAGCGAGAGATTCACAACCGCTTCCTGTCCGACGGATAGCGTCAATCCGCTGCGCACCTCGGCGCGAAATCCGGCGTGCTCCACGCGCAGCTCATAGTCACCGACGGGCAGCGCCGAGAAGCGATACGAGCCATCGGCATTGGCCTCCGCCGTTCTGGTCAGGCCGGTCTCCAGATTTCGCACGGTGAGCGCGGAACCGGGGATCACGGCGCCGCTCGAATCCTTC is a window from the Acidobacteriota bacterium genome containing:
- a CDS encoding TonB-dependent receptor — protein: MMVVLIAGMNLGPMKLGSVAVREFVRPTIFQMRKVNSTMTQSKSVKTILLLLLLLAPFGVSLAQLPTATMLGSVKDSSGAVIPGSALTVRNLETGLTRTAEANADGSYRFSALPVGDYELRVEHAGFRAEVRSGLTLSVGQEAVVNLSLQVGAIEQTVEVTAEAPLVNTTSGTLGVLVDQQKVADLPLNGRNYVDLAFLQPGVQAERRTGGGPVMAGQFFSSNGAPPRSNNFMLDGAMMQSTNDTATASGANETLGVEGIREFRMVTNSFSAEYGMRMGSQMTLVSKNGTNTFHGSLFEYLRNAAFDARNFFDRLSGQPTSTSKRRLPGFSRNQAGASFGGPIMKDHTFFFLTYEFLAERLGRTLTFNSIPGGCKVTGATCAGPQGTFITGPISPVARPIVDLYPEPNLPNRQYTYPFSQPNDQHYGQIRMDQNFSASDNLFGRYTVDSGQFKLAGGLDGYPDERPSRSQFGTISETHIFSSTLLNTFRYSYSRTYLNSFRPTETGPQFDLSPGLGLGSIQVAGVSNVGQSTLLTTGLQNVFTWSDDLFYTKGPHSFKFGTLINRYQPYLVTGSDARGTVAFASVAALHQAVPNSYRAVTAGSIMDRTTRFSTFGLYIQDDLRMNSKLTLNLGFRYEFHSNFVETHGHSSAFRNIAQDAAPTVGEFIQNPSKKNFSPRFGFAYDVLGDGKTAVRGGFGLLYDVASGFNTVLRVGPPFNTISQVNTVPILPALTFTVPLNYNFNDARGSIGNSARVTDYHVQQPHMLQYNLTVERQLPYDMGFTVAYAGSRGLNLLQAKEGNPSYTDKTVGGRKFYSGTEPRINPRWATIEYSTAAGSSWYNSLQTSLQKRIAHGLQFQSSFTWSKVLDDTQQLLSGDTSSYQADPDNPRLDRGPAGFDVTANWRFNAIYKMPNLVSSNGVLGKLVNGWWMSGIVSTQTGFATTVKVAGNRSRSQNNNAFGGFQDRPDLADGRNTKNMTSGTTAGCNGVEAGQKLGTSDRYFDPCAFVLQPAGFLGNASRGVLRSPGLATLDFSLSKDTSTGYLGEQGKLEFRMETFNLLNRVNFAQDFSTNVFSGSPTTVDEPRLLTAGQLTATRTTSRQIQFALKLIF